Sequence from the candidate division WOR-3 bacterium genome:
CGACACACCAAAAGCATCAATGCGCCGGGCCTTATCAAAAATATACGCGCTGTCCGCTTGGATATCATATAATCTTCGACCGGCAACTGATTCATAAAACTTAAAATCCCGGATAATTTGGGATGGTAATTCCCGATTACTCGTCGGGGATTTGGATTCTTTTTGACAACTTAAAAAAATTACAATTAACCCGCCGACTAAAAGGGTCGCAATTACGCAATATTTCATCTTGTGATAAGATTATAACTTACTGTTAAGGGATCGTCAAGAGAGGGCACCGCTCGCTATCCACCTCAATTACAACCCTTAACCCCCAGACGGTCCCCATACCGTACCGGTAAGCTAAATTTGCTATCCAGGGCCTGATTTACTTCTTAAGTGCGTTTTGTGTCTCCAGGGCGCTTTTAATGAAACCCAAGAACAGGGGATGGGGTGCTAAGGGTCGGGAAGTAAATTCCGGATGAAACTGCGTAGCTATAAAAAACGGATGGTCTTTAAGCTCAATGATTTCTACTAAGTTTTTCGGTTGATAAACGCCACTGATCACCAGCCCGGATTTTTCTAATAAATTAATAAATCGGTTGTTAACTTCATAGCGATGGCGGTGCCGTTCCCAAACTACAGTTTTCTTATAGCACTGATAAGCCAAGGTGCCTTTCTTGATCGTGGTTGGATATTTGCCGAGTCGCATTGTGCCGCCTTTGAGTTTTTGGGCTCGTTGTTCGGGCAAGAGATAGATCACCGGATATTTGGTCTTGGGCGCAAATTCCGTCGAATTGGCGCCTTTTAAGCCACAGACATTGCGGGCAAATTCAATCACGGCACATTGGAGCCCGATACATAGTCCTAAAAATGGAATCTGATTGGTTCTTAGATAGTTAATGGCTCGGATTTTACCTTCAATACCGCGCACCCCAAAACCACCAGGCACAATCACGCCAGCTAAGTTCTTAAAAAGTTCTGCGATATTCTCTTCAGTTATCGTTTCAGCTTCAATCCACGAGATATTAGGTTTTACTTGATAATAGGTACAGGCATGTTTGATCGCTTCGATTACACTTTTATAGGCATCATG
This genomic interval carries:
- a CDS encoding CTP synthase — protein: EVDVVITEIGGTVGDIESQPFLEAIRQMRLEYGKENVLYLHLTLVPFIESANEFKTKPTQHSVKELREIGIQPDIILCRTKYPLPEEAKDKIALFCNVPKEAVIEAIDVEEIYEIPLIFAQQGLDKLIIKALKLNKKAKNLDLRAWREYVYRSKNPKATVNIGICGKYTKLHDAYKSVIEAIKHACTYYQVKPNISWIEAETITEENIAELFKNLAGVIVPGGFGVRGIEGKIRAINYLRTNQIPFLGLCIGLQCAVIEFARNVCGLKGANSTEFAPKTKYPVIYLLPEQRAQKLKGGTMRLGKYPTTIKKGTLAYQCYKKTVVWERHRHRYEVNNRFINLLEKSGLVISGVYQPKNLVEIIELKDHPFFIATQFHPEFTSRPLAPHPLFLGFIKSALETQNALKK